The Canis lupus dingo isolate Sandy chromosome 4, ASM325472v2, whole genome shotgun sequence genome contains a region encoding:
- the FBXL7 gene encoding F-box/LRR-repeat protein 7 isoform X2, giving the protein MRTLSTPSPALSCAPGAPGGCQNGRGSSTSSSSVTGETVALVHAPPPPRLTHPLIRLAARPQREQARVERLPDACLVRVFSFLRTDQLCRCARVCRRWYNVAWDPRLWRAIRLAGAGLHADRALRVLTRRLCQDTPNVCLLLETVAVSGCRRLTDRGLYTLAQCCPELRRLEVAGCHNISNEAVFDVVSLCPNLEHLDVSGCSKVTCISLTREASIQLSPLHGKQISIRYLDMTDCFALEDEGLHTIAAHCTRLTHLYLRRCARLTDEGLRYLVIYCSSLRELSVSDCRCISDFGLREIAKLEARLRYLSIAHCGRVTDVGIRYVARYCGKLRYLNARGCEGITDHGVEYLAKHCARLKSLDIGKCPLVSDSGLECLALNCFNLKRLSLKSCESITGRGLQIVAANCFDLQMLNVQDCDVSVEALRFVKRHCRRCVIEHSNPAFC; this is encoded by the exons ATGCGCACCCTGAGCACGCCCAGCCCGGCCCTCAGCTGCGCCCCCGGCGCGCCCGGCGGCTGCCAGAACGGAAGGGGCTCGTCCACGTCGTCGTCGTCGGTCACCGGCGAGACCGTGGCCCTGGTGcacgcgccgccgccgccgcgcctcaCGCACCCGCTCATCCGCCTGGCGGCGCGTCCGCAGCGCGAGCAGGCCCGCGTGGAGCGGCTCCCCGACGCCTGCCTGGTGCGCGTCTTCTCCTTCCTGCGCACCGACCAGCTGTGCCGCTGCGCGCGCGTGTGCCGCCGCTGGTACAACGTGGCCTGGGACCCGCGCCTCTGGAGGGCCATCCGCCTGGCGGGCGCCGGGCTGCACGCGGACCGCGCGCTGCGGGTGCTCACGCGCCGCCTGTGCCAGGACACGCCCAACGTGTGCCTGCTGCTGGAGACGGTGGCGGTGAGCGGCTGCCGGCGGCTCACGGACCGCGGGCTCTACACGCTGGCGCAGTGCTGCCCCGAGCTGCGGCGCCTCGAGGTCGCGGGCTGCCACAACATCTCCAACGAGGCCGTCTTCGACGTCGTGTCGCTGTGCCCCAACCTGGAGCACCTGGACGTGTCGG GGTGCTCCAAGGTGACCTGCATCAGCCTGACCCGGGAGGCCTCCATCCAGCTGTCGCCCTTGCACGGCAAGCAGATTTCCATCCGCTACCTGGACATGACGGACTGCTTCGCGCTGGAGGACGAGGGCCTGCACACCATCGCGGCGCACTGCACGCGGCTGACCCACCTGTACCTGCGCCGCTGCGCGCGCCTCACCGACGAGGGCCTGCGCTACCTGGTGATCTACTGCAGCTCCCTCCGTGAGCTGAGCGTCAGCGACTGCCGCTGCATCAGCGACTTCGGCCTGCGGGAGATCGCCAAGCTGGAGGCGCGCCTGCGGTACCTGAGCATCGCGCACTGTGGCCGGGTCACCGACGTGGGCATCCGCTACGTGGCCAGGTACTGCGGCAAGCTGCGCTACCTCAACGCGCGGGGCTGCGAGGGCATCACGGACCACGGCGTGGAGTACCTGGCCAAGCACTGCGCCAGGCTCAAGTCCCTGGACATCGGCAAGTGCCCGCTGGTGTCCGACTCGGGCCTCGAGTGCCTGGCCCTGAACTGCTTCAACCTCAAGCGGCTCAGCCTCAAGTCGTGCGAGAGCATCACGGGCCGGGGCCTGCAGATCGTGGCGGCCAACTGCTTCGACCTGCAGATGCTCAACGTGCAGGACTGCGACGTGTCCGTGGAGGCGCTGCGCTTCGTGAAGCGCCACTGCAGGCGCTGTGTCATCGAGCACAGCAACCCCGCCTTCTGCTGA
- the FBXL7 gene encoding F-box/LRR-repeat protein 7 isoform X1, with protein MGANNGKPSGSEGKGSSSISSDVSSSTDHTPTQAQKNVATSEDSDLSMRTLSTPSPALSCAPGAPGGCQNGRGSSTSSSSVTGETVALVHAPPPPRLTHPLIRLAARPQREQARVERLPDACLVRVFSFLRTDQLCRCARVCRRWYNVAWDPRLWRAIRLAGAGLHADRALRVLTRRLCQDTPNVCLLLETVAVSGCRRLTDRGLYTLAQCCPELRRLEVAGCHNISNEAVFDVVSLCPNLEHLDVSGCSKVTCISLTREASIQLSPLHGKQISIRYLDMTDCFALEDEGLHTIAAHCTRLTHLYLRRCARLTDEGLRYLVIYCSSLRELSVSDCRCISDFGLREIAKLEARLRYLSIAHCGRVTDVGIRYVARYCGKLRYLNARGCEGITDHGVEYLAKHCARLKSLDIGKCPLVSDSGLECLALNCFNLKRLSLKSCESITGRGLQIVAANCFDLQMLNVQDCDVSVEALRFVKRHCRRCVIEHSNPAFC; from the exons ACTCCGACCTGAGCATGCGCACCCTGAGCACGCCCAGCCCGGCCCTCAGCTGCGCCCCCGGCGCGCCCGGCGGCTGCCAGAACGGAAGGGGCTCGTCCACGTCGTCGTCGTCGGTCACCGGCGAGACCGTGGCCCTGGTGcacgcgccgccgccgccgcgcctcaCGCACCCGCTCATCCGCCTGGCGGCGCGTCCGCAGCGCGAGCAGGCCCGCGTGGAGCGGCTCCCCGACGCCTGCCTGGTGCGCGTCTTCTCCTTCCTGCGCACCGACCAGCTGTGCCGCTGCGCGCGCGTGTGCCGCCGCTGGTACAACGTGGCCTGGGACCCGCGCCTCTGGAGGGCCATCCGCCTGGCGGGCGCCGGGCTGCACGCGGACCGCGCGCTGCGGGTGCTCACGCGCCGCCTGTGCCAGGACACGCCCAACGTGTGCCTGCTGCTGGAGACGGTGGCGGTGAGCGGCTGCCGGCGGCTCACGGACCGCGGGCTCTACACGCTGGCGCAGTGCTGCCCCGAGCTGCGGCGCCTCGAGGTCGCGGGCTGCCACAACATCTCCAACGAGGCCGTCTTCGACGTCGTGTCGCTGTGCCCCAACCTGGAGCACCTGGACGTGTCGG GGTGCTCCAAGGTGACCTGCATCAGCCTGACCCGGGAGGCCTCCATCCAGCTGTCGCCCTTGCACGGCAAGCAGATTTCCATCCGCTACCTGGACATGACGGACTGCTTCGCGCTGGAGGACGAGGGCCTGCACACCATCGCGGCGCACTGCACGCGGCTGACCCACCTGTACCTGCGCCGCTGCGCGCGCCTCACCGACGAGGGCCTGCGCTACCTGGTGATCTACTGCAGCTCCCTCCGTGAGCTGAGCGTCAGCGACTGCCGCTGCATCAGCGACTTCGGCCTGCGGGAGATCGCCAAGCTGGAGGCGCGCCTGCGGTACCTGAGCATCGCGCACTGTGGCCGGGTCACCGACGTGGGCATCCGCTACGTGGCCAGGTACTGCGGCAAGCTGCGCTACCTCAACGCGCGGGGCTGCGAGGGCATCACGGACCACGGCGTGGAGTACCTGGCCAAGCACTGCGCCAGGCTCAAGTCCCTGGACATCGGCAAGTGCCCGCTGGTGTCCGACTCGGGCCTCGAGTGCCTGGCCCTGAACTGCTTCAACCTCAAGCGGCTCAGCCTCAAGTCGTGCGAGAGCATCACGGGCCGGGGCCTGCAGATCGTGGCGGCCAACTGCTTCGACCTGCAGATGCTCAACGTGCAGGACTGCGACGTGTCCGTGGAGGCGCTGCGCTTCGTGAAGCGCCACTGCAGGCGCTGTGTCATCGAGCACAGCAACCCCGCCTTCTGCTGA